Proteins encoded together in one Microcaecilia unicolor chromosome 3, aMicUni1.1, whole genome shotgun sequence window:
- the LOC115466161 gene encoding H-2 class II histocompatibility antigen, E-S beta chain-like, with protein MVSVRAPGAGGCSLAVLIVILTVLRTHLTHCGNPPAVFLYQWKAECHFGAGGQGMRLLERHFINRELNLYFDSDIGRFVGRTKLGVVQADYWNNNTAFMEQKRAEVETSCRHNYGVDKPFTEQRRVLPKVKITPTRSPSLEHQNLLVCMVSGFFPSEIQVKWLRNGVEESRVVYAQLLQNGDWTYRVDAILETVLEHGDTYTCEVEHSSLQQPLRVNWEPETSESARSKLLTGIVGFVLGVVFFIVGLIIYLKNKKGTTQLRIPPNEGLLS; from the exons atGGTGTCTGTCCGAGCGCCTGGAGCTGGGGGCTGCAGTCTGGCAGTTCTGATAGTGATCCTGACTGTGCTGAGAACCCACTTAACTCACTGCGGGAACCCTCCAG cggTCTTCCTGTATCAGTGGAAGGCTGAGTGTCACTTCGGAGCCGGCGGGCAGGGGATGCGGCTCCTGGAACGGCACTTCATTAACCGGGAGCTGAACTTGTACTTCGACAGTGACATCGGGCGCTTCGTGGGCAGGACGAAGCTGGGAGTGGTGCAGGCGGATTATTGGAACAATAACACAGCGTTTATGGAGCAGAAACGGGCTGAAGTGGAGACATCCTGCAGACACAACTACGGGGTAGATAAACCCTTCACCGAGCAGAGGAGAG TCCTCCCCAAAGTGAAAATCACCCCTACGAGGTCTCCCAGTTTGGAACACCAGAACCTGCTGGTTTGTATGGTCAGCGGATTCTTCCCCTCTGAGATTCAGGTGAAGTGGCTGAGGAATGGGGTGGAAGAGAGCAGGGTGGTCTATGCACAGCTCTTACAGAATGGAGACTGGACCTATCGGGTGGATGCGATACTGGAGACTGTCCTGGAGCACGGAGACACCTACACGTGTGAGGTGGAGCACAGCAGCCTGCAGCAGCCCCTCAGAGTGAACTGGG AGCCTGAGACCTCGGAGTCTGCGAGGAGCAAACTGCTGACGGGAATCGTGGGGTTCGTGTTGGGGGTTGTGTTCTTCATAGTGGGACTCATCATTTACCTGAAgaataaaaaag